One stretch of Candidatus Binatus sp. DNA includes these proteins:
- a CDS encoding alpha/beta hydrolase, which produces MTNRSSRKTHAMLRVGVAIQLYAILAICVFQGTARADSTEAAAFAASGAAHEIKGAPGIYEWSYQATVGKSPFDKIGLHRTAKGPNPPAHPDAVVLYLPGTNMNGEVALEDPRYSFQLYLASHGVDVWAMDYRTHFIPPATAEKDLSELAGWTNDLFESDIDAAAKFVREQTGREKIFVAGFSRGVEFSYLYAAMHPDRVQGIIALDGFIPLKPMRKVAAPADHFADDIGGAHLTYDKRKVLMQMVIDNPAQAAPIPKYKTARENLEHVVYGAGGFFGTNGGLANPQGGFSDAVVLAKLLISYDRYWPAVQDGENPFTPALLEQLKTSKIPVIAFASTNFGSQWPTMVEAAAKSTGAPDPSYKKFDGWGHLDVLAGAKSETEVFAPTLAWIKQHLT; this is translated from the coding sequence ATGACTAATCGATCAAGCCGCAAGACTCATGCGATGCTGCGCGTCGGAGTCGCGATTCAACTTTACGCGATCCTCGCAATCTGCGTTTTTCAGGGAACTGCTCGCGCCGATTCCACTGAGGCCGCGGCGTTTGCCGCGAGTGGCGCGGCGCACGAAATCAAGGGCGCGCCGGGAATTTACGAATGGTCGTATCAAGCGACGGTCGGCAAATCGCCCTTCGACAAAATCGGATTGCATCGCACCGCGAAGGGCCCCAACCCGCCGGCGCATCCCGACGCCGTCGTGCTCTATCTGCCCGGCACCAACATGAACGGCGAGGTCGCGCTCGAAGATCCGCGCTACTCGTTCCAGCTTTATCTCGCGAGCCACGGCGTGGACGTATGGGCGATGGACTATCGCACGCATTTCATTCCGCCCGCGACGGCCGAGAAGGATCTTTCCGAACTCGCGGGATGGACCAATGATCTGTTCGAGTCGGACATCGACGCGGCCGCAAAATTTGTGCGCGAGCAGACTGGCCGCGAAAAGATTTTCGTCGCGGGATTCAGCCGCGGCGTCGAATTTTCGTATCTGTACGCCGCGATGCATCCTGACCGCGTGCAGGGAATCATCGCGCTCGACGGTTTCATTCCGCTAAAGCCGATGCGCAAAGTCGCGGCGCCCGCCGATCACTTTGCCGACGATATCGGCGGCGCGCATCTCACCTATGACAAGCGCAAAGTGCTGATGCAGATGGTGATCGACAATCCCGCTCAGGCGGCGCCGATTCCGAAGTACAAAACCGCGCGCGAGAATCTCGAGCACGTGGTTTACGGCGCCGGCGGATTTTTCGGCACCAACGGCGGTCTCGCGAATCCGCAAGGTGGGTTCTCCGACGCGGTGGTGCTCGCGAAGCTGCTGATTTCGTACGATCGCTATTGGCCCGCGGTGCAGGACGGCGAGAATCCCTTCACGCCCGCGCTGCTCGAACAATTGAAGACCTCGAAGATTCCGGTGATCGCGTTTGCGAGCACCAACTTCGGAAGCCAGTGGCCGACGATGGTCGAAGCTGCGGCGAAATCGACCGGCGCGCCCGACCCCTCTTACAAAAAGTTCGACGGATGGGGTCATCTCGACGTTTTGGCCGGCGCCAAGTCAGAGACGGAAGTGTTTGCGCCGACGCTGGCGTGGATCAAGCAGCATCTGACGTAG
- a CDS encoding TIGR03560 family F420-dependent LLM class oxidoreductase has protein sequence MSEKVQFALFSPQAGQSWHQMEERAHRCEKLGYHSIWLVDHMWSPGMPDLDHHECLTLMAGLAAKTEKIRIGTLVMCNSYRNPALLAKSLCTIDHISNGRLEVGYGAGWMAEEYKGYGYEFPPMSTRLKMFEEGLHILKLMFTEKKATFKGRHYTVDEAACNPKPVQQPHPPITIGGSGEKVMLKLVARFADRWNCPAGYASFEHKFNVLKQHCKDVGRDVKTIDISEQLLVCIGQNDAEVEAKWKMAQMLKPFVTTGIKGTPKQLIEEFKKRIAMGITTFTIFFSDFAPPPTIELFAKEVMPAFA, from the coding sequence ATGAGCGAGAAAGTGCAATTCGCGCTGTTTTCTCCACAAGCCGGACAAAGCTGGCATCAGATGGAGGAGCGGGCGCATCGATGCGAAAAGCTCGGCTACCATTCCATCTGGCTGGTCGATCACATGTGGAGCCCCGGGATGCCCGACCTCGATCATCACGAGTGCCTGACGCTGATGGCGGGACTGGCGGCGAAGACCGAAAAAATTCGCATCGGCACGCTCGTGATGTGCAATTCGTATCGCAATCCGGCGCTGCTCGCGAAGTCGCTTTGCACGATCGATCACATCAGCAACGGACGGCTCGAGGTCGGCTATGGCGCGGGCTGGATGGCCGAAGAGTACAAGGGTTACGGCTACGAATTTCCGCCGATGTCCACGCGGCTCAAGATGTTCGAGGAAGGCTTGCACATCCTGAAGCTGATGTTCACCGAGAAGAAGGCGACGTTTAAGGGCCGCCATTACACGGTCGATGAAGCCGCGTGCAATCCGAAACCTGTGCAGCAGCCGCATCCGCCGATCACGATTGGCGGCAGCGGTGAAAAAGTGATGCTGAAACTCGTCGCGCGATTTGCCGATCGATGGAATTGTCCCGCCGGCTACGCGAGCTTCGAGCACAAGTTCAACGTGCTCAAACAGCACTGCAAGGACGTCGGGCGCGACGTCAAGACGATCGACATCTCGGAGCAACTGCTCGTTTGCATCGGCCAGAACGACGCGGAAGTCGAGGCGAAGTGGAAGATGGCGCAGATGCTGAAGCCGTTCGTGACGACGGGCATCAAGGGCACGCCGAAGCAGCTCATCGAGGAGTTCAAAAAGCGCATCGCGATGGGAATCACGACGTTTACGATTTTCTTCAGCGACTTCGCGCCGCCGCCGACTATCGAGCTGTTCGCCAAAGAGGTCATGCCTGCGTTTGCGTAA
- a CDS encoding ArsA-related P-loop ATPase encodes MNRAPTDAISPTDSRSLVVCLGPGGVGKTTISAALAVHAAIAGRTVDVMTVDPAPRLLDALGIDLASTEPREVPLDGVRGARASRNSRARLRALKLDPKRTFDAIIARYASSDRARDLILENRIYRNLSGALAGVGDYMAMEKLLELSDEPATDLVVLDTPPAAEAIDFLDAPRRLLELLNSRAVTLLSAPAGIIRSQLRLADIAARAVLTAFDRVTGLKLLADIQAFVRSFDGLYEGFAARAARAQEKLRAANTGIVMVTTAEAGRVAQARDFIAALDRAGLKVSAMIVNRVMPDLPDASEFASAKISAALKRKLRQNLADYAALKKRQDISLEMLRDALPSDTALMVAPELGREPRTLSDLAAIGRGLKSE; translated from the coding sequence ATGAATCGAGCGCCCACCGACGCGATCTCGCCAACAGATTCGCGCAGCCTCGTCGTATGCCTGGGGCCGGGCGGCGTCGGCAAAACCACGATCAGCGCGGCACTCGCGGTACACGCAGCAATCGCGGGACGCACCGTTGACGTGATGACCGTCGATCCCGCGCCGCGGCTGCTCGACGCGCTGGGAATCGATCTCGCCTCGACTGAGCCGCGCGAAGTTCCGCTCGACGGCGTCCGCGGTGCGCGCGCGTCGAGGAACAGTCGCGCGCGGCTGCGCGCGCTCAAGCTCGACCCGAAGCGCACCTTCGACGCGATCATCGCGCGTTATGCATCTTCCGATCGAGCGCGCGACCTCATTCTCGAAAATCGGATTTATCGCAATCTGTCGGGTGCGCTCGCGGGCGTCGGCGATTACATGGCGATGGAGAAACTGCTCGAACTCAGCGACGAGCCCGCGACCGATCTCGTCGTGCTCGACACTCCGCCCGCGGCCGAGGCGATCGACTTCCTCGACGCGCCGCGCCGCCTGCTCGAACTGCTGAACTCGCGCGCGGTAACGCTGCTGAGCGCGCCGGCGGGAATCATCCGCAGCCAGCTTCGGCTTGCAGACATCGCGGCGCGCGCGGTGCTCACGGCATTCGATCGCGTGACGGGACTCAAGCTGCTCGCGGACATCCAGGCGTTCGTGCGCAGTTTCGACGGCCTGTACGAGGGCTTTGCGGCGCGGGCGGCGCGGGCGCAGGAAAAGTTGCGCGCGGCGAACACTGGAATCGTGATGGTCACGACGGCGGAAGCGGGGCGCGTCGCGCAGGCGCGCGATTTTATCGCGGCGCTCGATCGCGCGGGTCTCAAAGTTTCCGCGATGATCGTCAATCGCGTGATGCCCGATCTGCCCGACGCTTCCGAATTCGCTTCGGCCAAAATTTCGGCGGCGCTGAAGCGCAAGCTCAGGCAAAATCTCGCCGACTACGCCGCGCTCAAAAAACGCCAGGACATCTCGCTCGAGATGCTGCGCGATGCGCTTCCATCGGATACCGCCTTGATGGTCGCGCCGGAACTCGGCCGCGAGCCGCGCACACTTTCGGACCTGGCCGCGATCGGCCGCGGTCTGAAATCGGAATGA